The Hirundo rustica isolate bHirRus1 unplaced genomic scaffold, bHirRus1.pri.v3 scaffold_135_arrow_ctg1, whole genome shotgun sequence genome has a window encoding:
- the LOC120747657 gene encoding olfactory receptor 14A16-like produces MSNSSSISHFLLLPLADTRQLQLLHFCLFLGISLAALLANGLIISAVACGHLLHTPMFFFLLNLALTDLGSILTTVPKAMHNSLWDTRNISYTGCAAQLFMLVFFLGSELALLTIMCYDRYVSICKPLHYGTLLGSRACAHMAAAAWASGFLYALLHTANTISLPLCQGNVLGQFFCEVPQILKLSCSHSKLRNLGIIVVGTILAFSCFVFIVFSYVQIFRAVLRIPSEQGQHKAFSTCLPHLAVVSVFLSTAFFAYLKPPSISSPSLDLSLSVLYSVVPPALNPLIYSLRNQELKAAVWTLMIGRFQKH; encoded by the coding sequence atgtccaacagcagctccatcagccacttcctcctgctgccattggcagacacacggcagctgcagctcctgcacttctgcctcttcctgggcatctccctggctgccctcctggccaacggcctcatcatcagcgccgtagcctgcggccacctcctgcacacgcccatgttcttcttcctgctcaacctggccctcaccgacctgggctccatcctcaccactgtccccaaagccatgcacaattccctctgggacaccaggaacatctcctacacaggatgtgctgcacagctATTTATGCTGGTCTTCTTCCTTGGGTCAGAGCTTGCCCTGCTCACCATCATGTGCTACGATCGCTatgtgtccatctgcaaacccctgcactacgggaccctcctgggcagcagagcttgtgcccacatggcagcagctgcctgggccagtggcTTTCTCTAtgctctgctgcacacagccaatacaatttcccttcccctgtgccagggcaatGTCCTGGGTCAGTTCTTCTGTGAAGTGCCACAGAtcctcaagctctcctgctcacaCTCCAAACTCAGGAATCTTGGGATTATTGTGGTTGGTACCATTTTAGCTTTTagctgttttgtgttcattgttttctcctatgtgcagatctttagggctgtgctgaggatcccctctgagcagggacagcacaaagccttttccacctgcctccctcacctggccgTGGTCTCCGTGTTCCTCAGCACTGCATTTTTTGCCTacctgaagcccccctccatctcctccccatccctggatctgtcCCTTTCAGTTCTGTACTcggtggtgcctccagccctgaaccccctcatctacagcctgaggaaccaggagctcaaggctgcagtgtggacaCTGATGATTGGACgatttcagaaacattaa